A window of Pseudomonas mucidolens contains these coding sequences:
- a CDS encoding abortive infection family protein, producing the protein MTMMPPSERLQGVVVIGNIFNVFSRRRENQNTPKKQLTQQFRQRTFMLIRDVGPGMVETLEFLHDRLSYLLGNQKLSVKNNLSYADDAFEFLHTCSDPHFLDAIEYLIHCDGWRYLRGQHELVIDRLNEFLNVDDLPYFVTKPVWETREEIYRGAPTQFTGIREQAKVIPKESQAIHDTAIEPALKLLRQPAFLNANSEFMAALEDFRHGKFGDCVTKCNSSYESVMKVICGQKGFGYAQGDTTSKLIRTIMQKTEMDTFWEQPLMTVGTLRNKLSSSHGAGEVQKVVPEHVAKYTLNMTASAIIFLHDQAYRANL; encoded by the coding sequence ATGACTATGATGCCACCCTCTGAACGGCTTCAAGGTGTCGTAGTGATAGGGAATATTTTCAACGTCTTTTCGCGACGAAGGGAAAATCAGAATACGCCGAAAAAGCAGCTCACTCAGCAGTTCCGGCAAAGGACGTTCATGCTCATTCGGGATGTAGGGCCGGGCATGGTCGAAACCCTAGAGTTTCTTCACGACCGGCTTTCCTACCTTCTCGGGAACCAAAAGCTCTCTGTAAAAAACAATCTTTCCTACGCTGATGACGCGTTCGAGTTTTTACATACCTGCAGTGATCCCCACTTCCTTGATGCAATTGAATATCTTATTCACTGCGATGGGTGGCGCTACTTACGCGGTCAGCATGAACTCGTAATTGATCGATTGAACGAGTTTTTAAACGTTGATGATCTTCCCTACTTCGTCACCAAACCGGTATGGGAAACCCGGGAAGAAATTTATCGAGGCGCCCCTACTCAGTTCACTGGAATACGTGAGCAGGCGAAGGTCATTCCGAAGGAAAGCCAAGCTATCCACGACACGGCTATCGAGCCCGCTCTGAAGCTACTGCGTCAACCTGCATTCCTCAATGCGAACTCCGAATTCATGGCAGCTCTGGAAGACTTTCGGCACGGAAAATTCGGCGACTGCGTCACCAAGTGCAACAGCAGCTACGAGAGCGTCATGAAGGTGATCTGCGGTCAGAAGGGCTTCGGGTATGCCCAAGGAGACACAACCTCCAAGCTCATACGGACCATCATGCAGAAAACCGAGATGGATACCTTCTGGGAGCAGCCACTGATGACTGTCGGCACGCTTCGCAACAAACTGAGCAGCTCGCATGGTGCGGGCGAGGTGCAGAAAGTAGTGCCAGAGCACGTGGCGAAGTACACGCTTAATATGACGGCCTCTGCGATCATCTTTTTGCACGATCAGGCCTACCGGGCCAACCTATGA
- a CDS encoding LysR family transcriptional regulator, giving the protein MKTPSPADLSVFLSIAQHLNLSRAAVDLGLTPSALSHSLRILENRLGVRLFNRTTRSVALTEAGERLYLRLRPAFRDIEDALEDLNSFRDKPSGSLRITAGRQACELVLLPIISQFLQLYPDIRLELVESDAFVDVVAGGFDAGVRFGNRLEADMVSLAIGPNMRSVVVGAPSLFERHAVPQKPEDLHGIPCIRHRFPSGSIYHWEFERGAIAQEIEVSGPLTLGDVSLMLGPAIEGLGLAYVFEDMVTGYLADGRLKQVLADWCPYYPGLHLYYPGRRHPPTALKAFIEFARSARQMRAP; this is encoded by the coding sequence ATGAAAACCCCTTCGCCTGCTGATTTGTCGGTCTTTTTGAGCATCGCTCAGCATCTGAACTTGAGTAGAGCGGCAGTAGATCTTGGCCTCACACCCTCAGCCTTGAGCCATTCCTTGCGCATATTGGAGAACCGCCTCGGCGTGCGCCTATTCAATCGTACGACTCGCAGCGTGGCCCTGACTGAGGCAGGGGAGCGGTTATATCTCCGTTTGCGACCCGCGTTCCGAGATATCGAAGATGCCCTTGAAGATCTCAACAGCTTTCGTGACAAGCCCTCTGGTAGTTTGCGTATCACAGCGGGCCGCCAGGCTTGTGAACTGGTTCTGCTGCCAATCATCAGCCAGTTTCTTCAGCTCTATCCGGATATCAGGCTAGAGCTCGTCGAAAGCGATGCTTTTGTAGACGTAGTAGCGGGAGGGTTTGACGCTGGGGTGCGTTTCGGTAATCGCCTAGAAGCGGACATGGTATCTCTGGCTATTGGGCCGAACATGCGATCTGTCGTCGTAGGAGCACCTTCGCTTTTCGAACGCCACGCTGTGCCTCAGAAACCCGAGGATCTACATGGCATCCCCTGCATTCGCCACCGATTTCCCAGTGGCTCGATTTATCACTGGGAATTCGAGCGTGGGGCAATTGCTCAAGAAATTGAAGTGAGCGGCCCACTTACCCTGGGCGATGTCAGCCTAATGCTCGGGCCAGCCATAGAAGGGCTGGGATTGGCTTATGTCTTCGAAGACATGGTGACGGGATATTTGGCGGATGGACGTTTGAAACAAGTCTTGGCGGATTGGTGCCCCTACTATCCGGGATTGCACTTGTACTATCCAGGCCGGAGGCATCCTCCTACTGCGCTAAAAGCATTCATCGAATTCGCTCGTTCCGCCCGCCAGATGAGAGCGCCATAG
- a CDS encoding oxidoreductase: MRTWFITGASRGFGTLIAEQALRAGDAVIATARKPQDITDRLGDHPNLLAVRLDVTSEEEAHQAVAEGIKRFGQIDVVVNNAGFGVLGAVEETSAKETERLFATNVFGVLNVTRAVLPHLRRQRSGHIVNISSVGGYQAFIGWGVYCSTKFAVEGISEALHQELAPLGIRVTVVEPGFFRTDFLDEQSLIKTELELSDYDDTVGKMREFAEGANHAQPGDPLKFAEAMFALVNAPNPPQRLAMGSDTVAVVGEKNRFVDAELAEWKELSISTDFKV; the protein is encoded by the coding sequence ATGCGTACTTGGTTCATCACAGGAGCCTCCCGAGGTTTTGGCACACTCATCGCAGAACAAGCCCTGCGGGCCGGCGATGCAGTCATCGCGACCGCCCGAAAGCCTCAAGACATCACTGATCGCTTGGGCGATCACCCGAATCTGCTTGCTGTGCGGCTGGACGTAACCAGCGAAGAAGAAGCACATCAGGCCGTTGCAGAGGGTATCAAGCGATTTGGCCAGATTGATGTAGTCGTCAATAACGCTGGTTTTGGTGTCTTGGGCGCCGTTGAGGAGACCAGTGCAAAAGAGACGGAGCGCCTGTTCGCCACAAACGTCTTCGGCGTGCTGAATGTTACGCGCGCAGTACTGCCGCACCTTCGTCGTCAGCGTAGCGGCCACATCGTCAACATTTCCTCCGTTGGCGGATATCAGGCATTTATTGGTTGGGGAGTTTACTGCTCTACCAAGTTTGCCGTGGAAGGCATCTCCGAAGCGCTGCATCAGGAATTAGCACCGCTGGGAATCCGGGTGACGGTCGTCGAACCTGGTTTCTTCCGCACCGACTTTCTTGATGAGCAGTCGTTGATCAAGACTGAGCTGGAGCTGTCTGACTACGACGATACTGTCGGTAAGATGCGAGAGTTTGCTGAGGGCGCTAATCATGCGCAGCCCGGTGATCCTCTGAAGTTTGCCGAGGCAATGTTCGCGCTGGTCAATGCACCGAACCCTCCTCAGCGTTTAGCGATGGGCAGTGACACGGTGGCCGTGGTTGGCGAGAAGAATCGTTTTGTGGACGCTGAATTGGCTGAATGGAAAGAGCTGTCTATCTCGACCGATTTTAAAGTCTAA
- a CDS encoding aldo/keto reductase translates to MKYVKLGSTGLDVSRLCLGCMTFGDPDAGMHPWTLGEEASRPIIKHAVEQGINFFDTANSYSAGTSEIIVGKLLKEFTRREETVIATKVFFPANMRGWEGSAKPNEKGLSRKAIMDSVDASLTRLGTDYIDLYQIHRWDYDTPIEETMEALHDIVKAGKARYIGASSMYAWQFAKAQQVAVANGWSKFVSMQNYLNLVYREEEREMIPLCLDQGVGLMPWSPMARGRLTRPYGQQTERTKTDVSGQSFYQATEVEDGRVIDVVEQIAGERGVPMAQVALAWVLAKRGVSAPIVGASKAPQLDDAIAALELLLSEEEVKRLESPYVPHVVTGFS, encoded by the coding sequence ATGAAGTACGTGAAACTTGGCAGTACGGGTCTGGATGTTTCCAGGCTGTGTCTTGGCTGCATGACATTCGGTGATCCTGATGCTGGCATGCACCCCTGGACATTGGGCGAGGAAGCAAGCCGGCCTATCATCAAGCACGCAGTGGAGCAGGGGATCAACTTTTTTGATACGGCGAACAGCTACTCCGCGGGAACGTCGGAAATCATCGTTGGGAAGCTACTGAAGGAGTTCACACGTCGAGAAGAGACCGTGATCGCCACGAAGGTATTTTTCCCGGCAAATATGCGGGGATGGGAAGGCTCAGCAAAGCCAAACGAGAAAGGTCTTTCTCGTAAAGCCATCATGGACAGCGTTGATGCGAGCCTGACTCGCTTGGGCACTGACTACATCGACCTGTACCAGATCCATCGTTGGGACTACGACACGCCTATCGAGGAAACGATGGAAGCCCTGCATGACATAGTCAAAGCAGGCAAAGCCAGGTACATCGGCGCCTCATCCATGTATGCATGGCAGTTCGCTAAAGCACAGCAGGTCGCCGTGGCAAACGGATGGAGCAAGTTTGTGTCCATGCAGAACTATCTGAACCTGGTGTATCGAGAAGAGGAGCGGGAAATGATCCCACTCTGCCTCGATCAGGGCGTGGGGTTGATGCCATGGAGCCCAATGGCACGCGGCAGGCTGACCAGGCCATACGGCCAACAGACTGAGCGCACCAAAACCGATGTCTCAGGGCAGTCGTTTTACCAGGCTACTGAAGTCGAAGACGGCCGGGTGATTGACGTTGTAGAGCAGATTGCTGGGGAACGAGGTGTGCCTATGGCGCAGGTTGCGTTGGCATGGGTGTTAGCCAAGCGTGGCGTCTCAGCACCTATCGTTGGCGCTTCTAAGGCGCCCCAACTTGACGACGCAATCGCTGCGCTGGAGTTGTTATTGAGCGAAGAGGAAGTCAAGCGCCTCGAATCCCCATATGTACCCCATGTAGTGACTGGATTCTCCTGA
- a CDS encoding NTP transferase domain-containing protein, whose product MIPETEPPPRIRVIRHIAPAREIGPVLAGSIRAIEHAEAASTAIFLDDMPWISGDSLHHLLGVISPERVVVPTFGGVRGARFAFKSQFWRTLNLLIEGGDEKKAPQAHPHSIDLPELNDTDNQRYTSNEC is encoded by the coding sequence ATGATTCCTGAAACCGAACCACCACCTCGAATAAGGGTGATACGTCATATCGCTCCTGCACGGGAAATAGGTCCTGTCTTGGCAGGCAGCATACGGGCGATCGAGCATGCGGAGGCGGCGTCAACTGCGATCTTTCTCGATGACATGCCCTGGATCAGCGGCGACAGTCTGCACCATCTACTGGGTGTGATCTCGCCTGAGCGCGTCGTCGTGCCGACCTTCGGAGGTGTGCGAGGGGCTCGCTTCGCATTCAAGAGCCAGTTCTGGCGGACGTTAAATTTGCTGATAGAGGGCGGTGATGAAAAAAAAGCACCGCAGGCGCATCCACACTCAATAGATCTTCCAGAATTAAATGATACCGATAACCAGCGATACACCAGCAACGAGTGCTGA
- a CDS encoding GTP 3',8-cyclase MoaA has translation MPSESIVDAQGRRLGNLRVSLTSACNYACIYCVADGKRLQARDDSLPLDKLLLAVEYLKTVNPLERLRITGGEPLISPLFDGFMKAVRRLGFEDVSLTSNGQLLSRKLPLLLEAGVKRINISLDTLDAEAFQRIARGGDLATVLEGIDRALAAGLQVKINMVPLRGHNHDQILPLLEYCLARGMELRFIELMRMGHLARDDETFRQQFYGLAEILELIGQHHSFGAAPSAHSSTALRFDIAGRGYFGVIANASAPFCGSCNRVRLSASGWLHGCLSSSQSHYLGDILELPRDLALTRIRELSRRALIDKQTTHFTGDVMIMKVIGG, from the coding sequence ATGCCCTCTGAATCGATCGTTGATGCGCAGGGACGTCGTCTGGGCAACTTACGCGTTAGCCTGACCAGTGCATGCAACTACGCTTGCATCTATTGCGTGGCTGATGGCAAACGTCTGCAGGCTCGCGACGACAGCTTGCCGCTAGACAAGTTATTACTGGCAGTGGAATACCTGAAAACGGTAAACCCACTAGAGCGTCTAAGGATTACCGGTGGCGAGCCTCTGATCAGCCCTCTGTTCGATGGTTTCATGAAGGCAGTACGACGGCTCGGCTTCGAAGATGTATCGCTGACCAGCAACGGGCAATTGCTGTCGCGCAAGCTCCCACTATTACTGGAGGCCGGCGTCAAGCGTATCAACATTTCACTCGACACCTTGGATGCTGAGGCTTTCCAGCGCATCGCCCGCGGCGGGGATTTAGCCACGGTTCTCGAAGGTATTGACCGGGCCTTGGCGGCCGGTTTGCAGGTGAAAATCAACATGGTGCCGCTTCGTGGGCACAATCATGATCAGATCCTGCCCCTGCTTGAATACTGTCTGGCGCGGGGGATGGAATTGCGCTTCATCGAATTGATGCGCATGGGGCACCTGGCGCGTGATGATGAAACTTTCCGCCAGCAGTTTTATGGTTTGGCCGAGATTCTTGAGCTTATCGGTCAGCATCATTCGTTCGGTGCAGCACCGAGTGCACACAGCTCTACGGCATTGCGATTCGATATAGCGGGACGAGGTTACTTCGGCGTGATCGCCAACGCTAGCGCACCCTTCTGCGGCAGCTGTAACCGCGTGCGCCTGAGTGCCAGCGGGTGGCTGCATGGGTGTCTTTCCTCCAGCCAAAGCCACTATTTGGGCGATATCCTCGAACTTCCGCGCGACCTCGCGTTGACGCGTATTCGCGAATTGTCGAGACGTGCCCTAATAGACAAACAAACGACTCATTTCACGGGTGACGTCATGATCATGAAAGTCATCGGTGGGTAA
- a CDS encoding XdhC family protein: MQHLDLQVIEQALTWSRNGETVWLCTVLATFGSSPRGPGSWLAARSDGRHVGSLSGGCVEENFLERLQDGQFEDRIQIVRYGDAQDGPQDSRITLPCGGILKVLIERLPANSTTLDQLEIMQSTLRGQRHLLRCVNLSSGEARFEVDDGLGPRVVELTEREIVQLRIGPAARLIIAGMSPVSVACAEFARTLGFEVVLCDPREEVFEGVELPGIEVKPILPSLFISAGGCHAATAVVALTHDPRIDDLAMMEAVCTSAFYIGVMGSLQTSKLRAERLRRIGGLSDEQIARLHMPIGLSLGSKTPAEIALAVMADIIRVQRGRSRDAL, encoded by the coding sequence ATGCAACACTTGGATTTGCAGGTCATTGAGCAAGCACTGACCTGGTCCCGGAATGGGGAAACTGTTTGGCTGTGCACAGTGCTCGCCACGTTCGGATCATCGCCGCGGGGGCCCGGCTCCTGGCTGGCTGCCCGCAGCGACGGACGCCATGTCGGTTCGCTGTCCGGTGGCTGCGTCGAGGAGAACTTCCTCGAACGCCTGCAGGACGGCCAATTCGAGGACCGTATTCAGATCGTGCGTTACGGCGATGCGCAGGACGGGCCACAAGATTCGCGAATCACGCTGCCTTGCGGTGGCATATTGAAAGTGCTGATCGAGCGTCTGCCGGCCAACTCGACGACACTGGATCAGCTGGAGATCATGCAATCGACATTGCGTGGGCAGCGCCATTTACTGCGATGCGTCAACCTGAGCAGCGGTGAAGCCCGCTTCGAGGTCGATGATGGCCTAGGTCCTCGGGTGGTCGAGTTGACTGAGCGTGAAATCGTACAACTGCGGATCGGTCCGGCTGCACGCCTGATCATCGCAGGCATGTCGCCGGTATCGGTGGCATGCGCAGAATTTGCCCGCACACTTGGTTTCGAAGTCGTCCTCTGCGACCCCAGGGAGGAAGTCTTTGAGGGTGTTGAGCTACCAGGTATAGAGGTTAAACCTATTTTGCCGTCGTTGTTCATCAGTGCTGGCGGATGTCATGCAGCCACCGCCGTTGTCGCCCTTACTCATGATCCGCGTATCGACGACTTGGCAATGATGGAGGCTGTATGCACTTCGGCCTTTTACATCGGCGTCATGGGTTCGTTGCAAACCTCTAAACTGCGCGCGGAGCGTCTGCGCCGTATCGGGGGATTAAGCGACGAGCAAATTGCTCGACTGCACATGCCGATAGGTCTGTCCTTGGGCAGCAAGACGCCTGCTGAGATCGCTCTGGCAGTGATGGCAGATATTATCCGAGTCCAGCGTGGGCGGTCGCGCGATGCCCTCTGA
- a CDS encoding xanthine dehydrogenase family protein molybdopterin-binding subunit: MIRSIENESRRRFLQGTAGLTLAVYLPWSLAEGTARAGKEGTFEPNAFLRIGEDNVVTVISKHLEMGQGAYTGLATLVAEELDADWAQVRVESAPAESRYNNSLLGIQGTGGSSSIANSWEQLRKAGATARAMLVSAAAWLWKVPAQEIEVVDGVLRHAASGKQATFGQLAKLASEQPVPAEVKLKDPSAFKLIGRQQLARKDSADKVNGKAIYTQDIHLPGMLTAVVAHPPRIGAKVKSFDAKAALAMPGVVHVVQIPSGVAVVAKDTWSAKKGRDAVTIQWDESSAFKQSTEQLFQRYRELAKTEGTVVRNDGDVKTGLASATRTLEAEYDFPFLAHSAMEPMNCVVALTKYGCETWHGAQMQSQVQSVLADLFGLEPEQVRVHTLYAGGSFGRRASKDADYVLENAHIVKAIGGKAPVKLVWLREDDMQAGHYRPMYHHRLTAGLDDQGKLVAWQHRLVGQSVFAGSPFAAFIKDGIDSTSVEGGSTLPYRIPNLRVDLHTPSDIPVPIQWWRVVGHSHNAFSTECFFDELAQMAGQDPVAWRLAMLEGHSRHIETLKLVAQKAGWDKPLAAGKQGERRGRGVALHEAFGSVVAQVAEVTVQSDGQFKVDRVVCSVECGIAVNPDVIRAQVEGSIGFALSAAMHEAITLTDGKIDQSNFHNNEPLRIYNMPKVEVHIVPSANPPTGIGEPPVAPLAPALVNALAAATGKRIRRLPISNQLSV; the protein is encoded by the coding sequence ATGATCCGGTCTATCGAGAACGAAAGTCGCCGCCGTTTCCTCCAGGGTACGGCAGGCCTAACTTTGGCCGTCTATTTGCCTTGGTCGCTGGCTGAGGGCACCGCGCGCGCAGGTAAGGAGGGAACGTTCGAGCCCAACGCATTCCTGCGCATCGGCGAAGACAATGTCGTCACCGTTATCTCTAAACACTTGGAGATGGGACAAGGTGCTTACACTGGTCTGGCCACTCTGGTCGCAGAGGAGTTGGATGCGGACTGGGCGCAAGTTCGTGTTGAAAGCGCCCCAGCAGAGTCGCGCTACAACAATTCGCTACTGGGTATTCAGGGCACCGGTGGCAGTAGCTCCATCGCCAACTCCTGGGAACAGCTGCGCAAGGCCGGCGCTACTGCTCGTGCCATGCTGGTGTCGGCGGCCGCTTGGCTGTGGAAGGTGCCGGCGCAGGAAATCGAAGTGGTAGATGGCGTACTGCGACATGCTGCGTCAGGTAAGCAGGCGACATTCGGTCAACTGGCCAAGCTAGCCTCCGAGCAGCCGGTGCCGGCCGAAGTCAAGCTCAAGGATCCTAGTGCATTCAAACTGATCGGCCGGCAGCAGTTGGCGCGTAAAGACTCGGCTGACAAGGTCAATGGCAAGGCGATCTACACCCAGGACATTCACTTGCCCGGGATGCTTACGGCTGTGGTTGCTCATCCGCCGCGCATTGGCGCCAAGGTGAAATCCTTTGATGCCAAGGCGGCGCTGGCCATGCCCGGAGTGGTGCATGTGGTGCAGATCCCCAGCGGCGTGGCTGTTGTGGCGAAAGATACCTGGAGCGCAAAGAAGGGGCGTGACGCAGTAACGATCCAGTGGGACGAGAGCAGCGCCTTCAAGCAGAGTACGGAGCAGTTGTTCCAACGCTACCGCGAGTTAGCCAAAACTGAGGGCACGGTTGTCCGCAACGACGGTGATGTCAAAACCGGTCTTGCGAGTGCCACACGTACGCTGGAAGCGGAGTACGACTTTCCCTTTCTTGCCCATTCGGCCATGGAACCGATGAACTGCGTGGTCGCTTTGACTAAGTACGGTTGCGAAACCTGGCATGGCGCGCAGATGCAGTCACAAGTCCAGTCCGTATTGGCAGACCTGTTCGGTCTGGAGCCGGAGCAGGTTCGGGTCCACACGCTATACGCTGGCGGCAGTTTCGGCCGGCGGGCGAGTAAAGATGCTGATTACGTTCTGGAAAATGCCCATATCGTCAAAGCTATCGGTGGAAAAGCCCCGGTAAAACTGGTGTGGTTGCGCGAAGACGACATGCAGGCCGGCCACTACAGACCTATGTACCATCATCGCCTGACTGCGGGGCTGGATGACCAAGGCAAACTGGTCGCCTGGCAGCACCGATTGGTTGGTCAATCCGTGTTCGCGGGATCACCATTTGCTGCCTTCATCAAGGATGGTATCGATTCCACCTCAGTGGAGGGAGGGTCGACGCTTCCTTACCGAATCCCCAATCTGCGCGTTGATCTGCATACCCCTAGCGATATCCCGGTACCCATACAGTGGTGGCGGGTAGTGGGGCACTCCCATAACGCCTTTTCCACTGAGTGTTTCTTCGACGAGCTAGCGCAGATGGCTGGGCAGGATCCGGTGGCCTGGCGGCTTGCAATGCTTGAAGGGCATTCACGTCATATAGAAACCCTTAAGTTGGTGGCGCAGAAGGCGGGGTGGGACAAGCCGTTGGCAGCAGGCAAGCAGGGTGAGCGCCGAGGTCGCGGAGTGGCTCTACACGAAGCCTTTGGTTCGGTGGTAGCACAAGTGGCCGAAGTCACGGTGCAAAGCGATGGTCAATTCAAAGTGGACCGTGTGGTCTGCTCGGTGGAGTGCGGCATTGCAGTCAATCCGGATGTAATCCGTGCTCAGGTCGAGGGTTCGATTGGTTTTGCTCTCTCAGCCGCCATGCACGAAGCAATCACCTTGACCGACGGAAAGATTGATCAATCCAACTTCCACAACAACGAGCCGTTGCGCATCTATAACATGCCTAAGGTAGAGGTACATATTGTGCCTTCGGCAAACCCACCAACTGGTATCGGTGAGCCGCCTGTAGCGCCACTCGCTCCGGCGTTGGTGAACGCACTGGCAGCGGCAACCGGCAAGCGTATCCGACGCCTGCCTATCAGCAATCAATTGTCGGTTTGA
- a CDS encoding (2Fe-2S)-binding protein, with product MITLNINNKDLRVDVAPDTPLLWVLRDSLQLTGTKFGCGMSLCGACTVHLNGQPVRSCVTPVSAAVEAKIVTIEGVGETPTGKVVQEAWQRLDVVQCGYCQSGQIMSAVALLQANRSPSDTDIDRTMGGNVCRCATYVRIRAAIHDAAKSLA from the coding sequence ATGATCACGCTTAATATCAATAACAAGGACCTGCGTGTCGACGTTGCCCCCGATACGCCTTTGCTGTGGGTGCTACGCGATAGTTTGCAGCTTACTGGTACCAAGTTCGGCTGCGGCATGTCGCTGTGTGGGGCCTGCACTGTTCACCTTAATGGCCAGCCCGTGCGCTCTTGCGTCACCCCTGTGTCGGCTGCAGTCGAGGCCAAGATCGTCACTATCGAAGGTGTCGGCGAAACCCCTACAGGTAAGGTGGTCCAGGAAGCCTGGCAACGGCTTGACGTAGTGCAGTGCGGTTACTGCCAGTCAGGTCAGATCATGAGTGCGGTGGCGTTGCTACAAGCCAATCGTTCGCCTTCAGATACCGACATTGATCGAACAATGGGTGGCAACGTCTGTCGCTGCGCAACCTATGTACGCATTCGCGCGGCCATCCATGATGCTGCCAAGTCCCTGGCTTGA
- a CDS encoding AraC family transcriptional regulator, with protein sequence MQGDQGSKNAYVPQAAELSAAIQRFANTDGDFTTALPALTMHRRHGVSEPMPCIYNLGIGLITQGYKHIMVGDKLHNYGPGQLMLSTFDMPVTAHVTRASRSEPLLGMMLKLDIRQVAQVAYEMELPSSPETAYEPISVHKLEPALLDAFLRLVRLLDEPQLVSQLAPLIQQEIVVRLLAGPQGTQLRHIIADGTPRQRMAQTLSWLRKNFKQALNLDDLAAHAHMTPSTFRQHFRDITGMSPLQFQKQMRLQEARQLMLNQAFDAGEASNLVGYESASQFSREYKRLFGAPPLHVIFVECVLRRVGLSKGFLIPTYWWRYTRETKTLMWVAENINFETTFDTWRLPTRDHV encoded by the coding sequence ATGCAGGGCGATCAGGGATCTAAAAACGCATATGTCCCTCAAGCAGCAGAGTTGTCGGCCGCGATTCAACGCTTTGCCAACACTGACGGCGATTTCACTACAGCGCTTCCCGCACTGACGATGCATCGCCGTCATGGCGTTAGCGAGCCGATGCCTTGCATCTATAACCTAGGGATAGGTCTCATTACCCAGGGCTACAAGCACATCATGGTCGGCGACAAGTTGCATAATTACGGGCCAGGCCAATTGATGCTATCGACCTTCGACATGCCAGTGACCGCCCATGTCACGCGGGCATCTCGCAGCGAACCACTGCTGGGTATGATGCTGAAGCTGGACATTCGCCAGGTTGCGCAAGTGGCATATGAGATGGAGCTGCCATCTTCGCCCGAGACCGCCTATGAGCCGATCTCTGTCCACAAGCTGGAGCCTGCTTTACTCGATGCGTTTTTGCGATTAGTACGGCTACTGGACGAGCCGCAATTGGTAAGCCAACTTGCACCACTGATTCAGCAAGAAATCGTCGTCCGTTTGTTAGCTGGCCCCCAAGGAACCCAACTTCGCCACATCATTGCCGATGGCACTCCGCGCCAGCGAATGGCCCAAACGCTCTCCTGGCTTAGGAAGAATTTTAAACAAGCCTTGAATCTAGATGACCTGGCCGCACACGCGCACATGACGCCGTCGACGTTTCGACAGCACTTTCGCGACATCACAGGTATGAGTCCTCTGCAGTTCCAAAAGCAAATGCGCTTGCAAGAGGCTCGGCAATTGATGCTAAACCAAGCTTTCGACGCTGGCGAAGCCAGTAATCTTGTCGGTTACGAAAGCGCCTCCCAATTCAGCCGTGAATATAAGCGACTGTTTGGTGCCCCCCCCCTTCACGTGATATTCGTCGAATGCGTCTTGAGACGGGTGGGGCTGAGTAAAGGATTTCTCATACCAACCTATTGGTGGCGTTATACGCGGGAAACGAAAACACTTATGTGGGTCGCTGAGAACATAAATTTTGAAACCACCTTTGATACATGGCGCTTGCCAACGAGGGATCACGTATGA
- a CDS encoding low temperature requirement protein A: MSGRDPQETHRVASSLELLFDLTFATCFAFAATQLAHALAAGHYSTALIGFGFASFCICWAWTNFSWFASAYDTDDWIFRIATMVQMAGVLVLAIGLPRLFSSLEQGQHLDASVMVLGYVIMRVAMIFQWLRAAKQDPSRRRACITYAVSIAVAQLGWIALFFFPLSIDVTITLFFLWFLVEFAGPIFAERRDGGTPWHAEHISERYSLFAIIALGEGLVGTVAALSAEMEHVGWTLESNRPSNTSS, encoded by the coding sequence ATGTCCGGTCGCGATCCGCAGGAAACACACCGTGTTGCTTCGTCTCTCGAATTGTTGTTCGACCTGACCTTTGCGACCTGCTTTGCGTTCGCGGCTACCCAGCTTGCACATGCTTTAGCCGCGGGCCACTACTCCACCGCATTAATCGGATTCGGGTTCGCGAGCTTTTGCATCTGTTGGGCATGGACCAATTTCTCGTGGTTTGCATCAGCCTACGATACTGATGATTGGATTTTCCGCATCGCGACTATGGTGCAAATGGCTGGTGTGCTGGTACTTGCGATCGGTTTACCTCGACTGTTCTCTTCGTTAGAGCAGGGCCAGCATTTGGACGCCTCAGTCATGGTGCTGGGCTACGTGATCATGCGCGTTGCGATGATATTTCAGTGGTTGCGCGCGGCGAAGCAGGACCCTTCAAGACGCCGCGCTTGCATCACTTATGCTGTCTCGATCGCGGTTGCGCAACTCGGCTGGATTGCACTTTTCTTTTTTCCTCTTTCAATCGACGTCACTATCACGCTGTTTTTTTTGTGGTTTCTAGTCGAATTTGCCGGTCCGATATTCGCGGAACGCAGGGACGGTGGTACGCCCTGGCACGCAGAGCACATTTCAGAACGCTACAGTCTGTTCGCAATTATTGCGCTGGGCGAAGGATTGGTGGGGACAGTGGCAGCCCTATCTGCCGAGATGGAGCATGTGGGCTGGACGTTGGAAAGTAACCGTCCGAGCAACACATCTTCCTGA